One Tenrec ecaudatus isolate mTenEca1 chromosome 12, mTenEca1.hap1, whole genome shotgun sequence DNA segment encodes these proteins:
- the ATP6V0C gene encoding V-type proton ATPase 16 kDa proteolipid subunit c — protein sequence MSETIPGPEYAAFFGIMGATAAMIFSALGAAYGTAKSGTGIAAMSVMRPELIMKSIIPVVMAGIIAIYGLVVAVLIANSLNEKITLYKSFLQLGAGLSVGLSGLAAGFAIGIVGDAGVRGTAQQPRLFVGMILILIFAEVLGLYGLIVALILSTK from the exons ATGTCCGAGACCATTCCCGGCCCCGAGTACGCCGCCTTTTTTGGCATCATGGGCGCTACGGCCGCCATGATCTTCAGCG CCCTGGGCGCCGCCTATGGCACTGCCAAGAGTGGCACGGGCATCGCAGCCATGTCGGTCATGCGGCCGGAGCTGATCATGAAGTCCATCATCCCTGTGGTCATGGCAGGCATCATCGCCATCTATGGCTTGGTGGTGGCTGTCCTCATCGCCAACTCCCTGAATGAGAAGATCACCCTGTACAA GAGTTTCCTGCAGCTGGGCGCTGGCCTGAGTGTGGGCCTGAGCGGGCTGGCGGCTGGCTTTGCCATCGGGATCGTGGGGGACGCCGGCGTGCGCGGCACAGCCCAGCAGCCCCGGCTCTTTGTGGGCATGATCCTGATCCTCATCTTCGCCGAGGTGCTGGGCCTCTACGGCCTCATCGTGGCCCTCATCCTGTCTACCAAGTAG